A stretch of the Panicum virgatum strain AP13 chromosome 9N, P.virgatum_v5, whole genome shotgun sequence genome encodes the following:
- the LOC120687701 gene encoding uncharacterized protein LOC120687701, translated as MRIRRSAARLIGSAYSAPSASSPMFPSPSPPLGSGTAGDFPRSATNCKDICMLSRSPWDLINDLPLSNPQVVDDLLDIYHVDLNNRTCWLFPRSMPTMIVNKKKTKRAMDAAGKDKAQVQTSNKIVAKKEKMPKKIMKKMKKENMEGEAKKKAKVKIEEGEERAPQDFMCKKNDGKGWYCKQRVSLPNTLCEHHVRKKVSYLKPKLASPVEEEKVVVMALAVGSKPCSSSKTREKKPTNHFKTTGDFYYYDGFGPLLGKKYCRSTTHGSAPLAPKQEEVKLQLPKDVSPPNQAKVVVGIDEGRIDNDYDPDSSSRNINLKRNGNPWKRWRKPVKARSLKSLV; from the exons ATGCGGATCCGTAGGAGTGCTGCTCGCTTAATCGGCTCCGCCTACTCCGCACCATCGGCTTCGTCTCCCATGTTCCCATCGCCATCACCCCCGCTCGGATCTGGTACTGCTGGTGACTTCCCAAGATCTGCAACTAACTGCAAGGATATCTGCATGCTCAGCCGCTCACCATGGGACCTTATCAATGACCTCCCCCTCTCTAATCCCCAG GTGGTTGATGACCTGCTGGACATCTATCACGTGGATTTGAACAACAGGACATGTTGGCTCTTCCCACGCAGCATGCCAACCATGATTGTGAACAAAAAGAAGACAAAGCGAGCCATGGATGCGGCTGGCAAGGACAAAGCACAAGTGCAGACATCGAACAAGATTGtagcgaagaaggagaagatgccaAAGAAGATTATGAAGAAAATGAAGAAGGAGAACATGGAGGGTGAGGCCAAGAAGAAGGCAAAGGTGAAGATTGAAGAGGGTGAGGAAAGGGCACCACAAGACTTTATGTGCAAGAAGAATGATGGCAAGGGGTGGTATTGCAAACAACGAGTGAGCCTCCCCAACACCCTCTGTGAGCATCATGTTAGGAAGAAGGTCTCCTACTTGAAGCCAAAGTTGGCTTCGCCAGTAGAGGAAGAGAAGGTGGTGGTGATGGCACTAGCAgtaggctctaagccttgcagtAGCTCCAAGACGCGAGAGAAGAAGCCCACTAACCACTTTAAAACAACTGGAGACTTCTACTACTATGATGGGTTTGGACCATTACTTGGCAAGAAGTATTGTAGGAGCACCACTCATGGCTCTGCACCTCTAGCTCCCAAACAAGAAGAGGTGAAACTACAACTACCCAAAGATGTTTCTCCTCCAAATCAGGCTAAAGTTGTTGTGGGCATCGATGAAGGGAGAATCGACAATGACTATGACCCTGATTCCTCTAGCCGCAACATCAACTTAAAGAGGAATGGGAATCCATGGAAGCGCTGGAGGAAGCCCGTGAAGGCACGATCCCTCAAGTCATTGGTGTAA